Genomic DNA from Rhodothermales bacterium:
TGTGGTCCCCATGCTGGAGCAGGACCTCCAGGAAGACACGGCCCTTTGGGCGTACTTCTGCCAGATCTCGGACTCTACCACGTCCTACGGAAGCTACTCCGGGGCCGTGCCCAATGAGAAAATCACCTGGGGCAAGCTCGCGGTCGACACGCCGTCTTTCATCGTGGAGTCGGACGCGACCATTGTGGCTCCCATGATCTTCGCCTACATCCTCGAGTCTGACCCGGCCCTGAACTGGCAGGCCGACGGCCGGGTCGCGGCCGCATCGCGCGCATGAGCCCGCGGACTCCGGATACGCTCCCCGACTGGAGCGTGAAGGACGCGGCCGAGCTCTACCATCTACCCGGGTGGAGTGATGGCTATTTCGATGTGGCCGACGACGGCCGCATGGTGGCCGATGTGCATCGCGACGGCACTCAGCGCATCGCCATTCAGGATGTCGTGGAGCGCCTGCTGGAGGATGGCCTGCGCACTCCGGTGGTCATTCGGTTCCAGGACATCATCAAGAGCCGCGTCGAACAGGTGAACGCCGCCTTCAACGCCGCGCGCGAGGAGTTCGGCTACCAGCCGGCCTACCGGGGCGTGTACCCCATCAAGGTCAACCAGCTCCACGAGGTGGTGGACGAGATCCTTGAGGCAGGCAGGCCGCACGGCATGGGCCTCGAGTGCGGGTCCAAGGCCGAGTTGGTGGCCGCCATGCCCTACCTGGATGACGAGACATTCCTCATCTGCAACGGCTACAAGGACGAGGCAATGTTCGACCTCATCCTGACCGGTCAGCAGCTGGGTCGCACCGTCATCCCGGTGATCGAGAAGTTCGACGAATTCGAGCGGCTGCTGGAGGGTGCGGCCAGGCGCGGAATCCGACCGGAATTTGGCGTCCGTATTCGCCTCACCGCCGCCGGCTCCGGCAAATGGGCCGAGTCAGGCGGCGACCTCTCCAAGTTCGGTGTTTCGATTCCGGAGCTGCTGCGCATCCTAGATCGGCTGCGGCGCGATGGGCTCGAAGCCGGGTTCTCCCTCCTGCACTTCCATCTGGGTAGCCAGATTTCGCGCATCCAGTCGCTGCGGGCCGGAATCAAGGAGATCACCCGCATCTACACGCTGCTCGCGGCCCGCGGTCTGTCCATCCGTTTTCTGGATGTCGGGGGCGGACTCGGCGTGAACTATGAGGCCGAAAGCGGCGCCTCGAAAGAGGGCATGAACTACTCCCTTCAGGAGTATGCCAACGCGGTCGTCTCCATCGTGCAGGAGATTTGCCGCGCTGAGGACGTAGCGCCGCCGGTTCTGATCAGCGAGAGTGGTCGGGCCCTTGCGGCACACCACTCGGTGCTTGTGGTCGATGTGCTCTCCGCCTATCGCAAGGACGTCGCTCGAGAGGACGTATCCCCGGGCGATGCGGCCCACCCCGCCGTGAAGGCACTTGCCGAGACGCTGGCCTGGGTGCAGGACAACATGCTGAAACCCGGCGAACTGCTGGAGGCCTTCCACGACGCCGCGGCCAAGCGGCAGGAAACCGAAACCCTGTTCGGCTTTGGATACCTGCCCCTGGAGCAAAAGGGACTGGCCGAGGAACTCTACTGGACGGTGTGCGCGGAGATCATCCGGTGCGTTCATGCGGCGGGCGCCGAATGGGTGCCGGCGGAGCTGGAGGCATTGGATCAACGCCTGGTCGACCAGTATCTCTGCGACTTTTCCGTATTCCAGTCCATCCTGGATCACTGGGCCTTCGGGCAGCGCTTCCCGATCATGCCGCTGACCCGGCTGGATGAAGCACCCACTCGGCGTGGGGTGCTGGTGGACCTGACCTGTGATTCGGACGGCAAGGTGTCGCGCTACGTGACCTCACACGACGACAAACGCTTCCTGCATCTGCATCCGCTCAAGGAGGACGAACCGTATCGTCTGGGCTTCTTCCTGATGGGCGCGTACCAGGACATCATGGGCGACATGCACAATCTGTTCGGCAGGGTGGCGGAGGTGCACGTGTACGCGGACTCCGACGAGCCGCAAGGCTTCTACATAGAGAAGGCCATCCCGGGCACCACGGTGCAGCAGATGCTGGCCCTGGTTCAGTACTTCCCGGAGGACCTTCGGAAGCGCCTGGAGAAGATGATGATGCGGGAGGTGCGACGAGGCCGGCTCCGCCGGGTGGAAGCGGTGCGGCTCCTGGCTCAGTACGAGGCGATGTTCGCAGACAGCACCTATCTGGATCCGGCAGCGGCCGGGGCACGCCGGGAGCTCGACCCTGTAGCGGAGGCTGCGCAATGAGCATAGTCCGCATCGGCCTTGTACAGCTCCAGATGAGCGACGACGTAGAGGCCAATCTGGATCAGGCGGAGGCGCTGACGCGTCAGGCTGCAGAGGCCGGCGCGCAGGTAGTTTGCCTGCCGGAGCTGTTTGCGAGCCGCTACTTCTGTCAGACCGAGGACCCCGAATACTTCAAGCTTGCGGAGCCGGTGCCGGGCCCGACTACGGATCGGTTTGAGCGCATCGCGGCGGAATTCGATGTCACGATGGTACTGAGTCTGTTTGAGGCGCGGGCGCCTGGACTCTACCACAATACCGCTGCGGTCGTGGACGGCAGGGCGGGCTATCTCGGCAAGTATCGCAAGATGCATATCCCCGACGACCCCCGGTACTACGAGAAGTACTACTTCACTCCCGGGGACCTCGGCTATCGCGTGTTCGATACCCGACACGGTCGCATCGGCGTGCTCATCTGCTGGGACCAGTGGTATCCGGAGGCCGCCCGTCTCACGGCGCTGCAGGGCGCGGATATCCTGTTCTACCCGACCGCAATCGGCTGGCATCCTGACGAACGGGATTCTCACGGCGCGCAGCAACACGGCGCCTGGGAGGTGATTCAGCGCTCGCATGCCGTGGCCAACGGCTGTTTCGTGGCCGCTGTGAACCGCACTGGCTTCGAGCCGGACCCGACCGCCCCTGCGGAGGGCATCCAGTTCTGGGGCCAGTCGTTTCTGGCGGGTCCGGACGGATCCATTGTGGAGAAGCTGCCCGTCGACGAGCCGTCGGTTCGTGTGGTCGAGATTGACCGAGGGCGAATTGCCGAGCAGCGACACGGCTGGCCCTTTCTGCGGGATCGCCGCATCGACAGTTATTCGCCACTGAATCGTCGCTTCCTGGATGACTGAGTCCCGTTTCCGCATGCCGGCGGAATGGGAGCCGCAGCAGGCGGTGTGGGTGTCCTGGCCCCACAACCGTGAAACCTGGCCCGGCGCGTTCGCCTGGGTCGAGCCGGCTTTCGCGGCAATCGTAGACGCCCTGAGCTCCGGGCAGACCGTGCATGTCAACGTGCTCGGCGGTGACCATGAGCGTCACGTGCGCGGGTTGTTGCGGCCGTCGGAGAACGTGGTCTTTCACCACATTCCGACCAACGACGCCTGGTGCCGCGACCACGGCGCCACCCTGGTGTATGGGACCGACGGGCTGGTGGCCATCGACTTCGACTACAACGCGTGGGGCGGCAAATATCCGCCGTTTGACCTGGACGCTGCCGTGGCCGGGCGGATGGCTGAGGCGCTTGGGGTGCCCGTGCACAAGGCCGGCCTCACCCTCGAAGGGGGCGCCATCGACGTGAACGGCTCGGGCGTTCTGTTGACCACGGAATCCTGCGTATTGAACCGCAACCGCAACCCGGGCCTTACCCGGGCCGAGGCCGAAGCCAGGCTGAATGCGCTGCTTGGCACTGAGACCGTGCTCTGGGTGGAAGGCCACATCGAGGGCGACGACACCGACGGGCACATCGACAACCTGGCCCGTTTCGTCTCTCCGAGGGACATCGTCATGAGCGTTCCCGGGACGAATCCCGACCCTGCACACGCGCATTTGGAACAGGCTTTTGTCTCGCTCCGGGAGCAGGCCGCCGAACATGGGCTACGTGTCCATCGGCTGCCACTTCCTGCCCCGACCTGGCACACTACGGAGAACGGCGAGCGCTATCGGCTTCCGGCCTCCTATGCCAATTTCCTGATCAGCAATGAGAGCGTGCTGATCCCCGCGTATGGAGGATCGTCGGACGCGCAGGCGGCCCAGATTCTGGCGCCATTTTTCCCGGACCGGGAGGTTGTACTTCTGGACTGCCGGCCGCTGGTCTGGGGCCTCGGCGCCATTCACTGTCTGACGCAGCAGGTGCCCGCGTAGGACCCTCTCCGGCCGGCGTGCCGTTTATCGAGCCCAACCAGGCTGGCGAGACGTGCGGCTTCGCGGACAACTGACTCTTCTCATCATGGCGGCCCTGCTGCTGCCACTTGCCCTGCTGCTCGGCGCTGTCCGGGTTGAGGTGCGCGGCCAACTCACCGATGAGTATCGCGATCGCGTACGCTCGCTCGTGGAGACGGCCGAATCCCGCCTCGAAGGTGAACGGCGCCTGCTGTTGGCAGCCGCTGAGTCGGCTGCACAAGACCTTGCGACGCAGCCGGGACTCGTGCGCTTCCTGCGCGGAGACAGTGCCTGGCTGTCGGCGGTGCCCGGCTTGCTGGACCGGACTGCGGCACGCACCGGCATGAACCGGCTGCAGGTGCGGCTCGATGAGGGCCGGGTCCTGGGCGATGAGGTCCTGCCGCATCCCGAAGCAGGCACCGATCCTCAGTTTTTTGTGACGGAGGAAGGAACGTGGCTGGTGGTAGCCACACCCGCGGAGCTGGCTGATCGAGGTACCGCGTTGATCGGCGCGCGTAAGGTGGGCTCCGACTTCTGGCGCTCGCTTGCTCCCGACTCGATGCTCGTCGCGGGCCTCATCAGTCAGAATCTGCTGAGAGCCGGCGAGTCCCGTTCAGGTCTGTCGGCGGAGATGGCTGTGCGCGTCTCCGATGGGGAGCGCTGGCGGGACGGCGTGGTCCGCATCACGCACAGCCTCGGTCCGCTGGATCAGGTACTCGGAGCGCTGGACCGGTGGCTGTTGCTGGCGCTGTTGGTCGTCGCCGTCAGCGCCGTTGGTATATCGTGGTGGGCATCCCATCGGTTCACCCGGCCGATTCGCGAGCTGCGGGAAACGTACAGCCGCACCAATCTCGACAGCACGACTTCCGCGCCCAGATTCCTGGCGCAGCGCCGCGACGAAATTGGCGGGCTCAGCCGATCTCTGGAAGGCATGTTGAGGCGATTTCGCGGGCAGGCCTCCCGGCTGCGGCAAACAGAGCGGCGCGCCGCCCTGGGCGACTTTGCCCGACAGGCCAATCACGACATCAAGAACGGCCTCACCCCGGTGCGCAATGTCATGCGCCATCTGGACGAAGTCTCGAACGACCCCGCGGAGCTGGGTCGTGTGTTTGCCGATCGCCGGTCCACGCTGGAGTCCGGCATGGACTATTTACAGTCACTGGCGACGGCATATGCTCGACTCGCCGCCAGTCCTCGGCTGGAGTCCGTCAATCTTTCGGCGGAGGTGCGGGGGATTGTTGCCGCCTTGGCTGACGATCGGGTGCACTGTGCTGCTTCGGGAGAGATCCGGGCCAATGTGGACCGCCTGGCGCTGAGGCGCGTCCTGGAGAATCTGATCGCGAACGGGCTGGACAGCTTGCCCGAGGGCGGTGGCAGCGTGCAGGTTCGGGCGGCATCCGATCATGGGAAAGCGGTTCTGGAGGTCCGCGACACCGGCAGCGGCATGCCCGAGGAGGTGCGCGCGCGGGTCTTTGAGGACTTCTTTACTACCAAGTCCACCGGAGCCGGACTGGGCCTCTCCATTGTCCGGCGTCTCGTGTCTGATATGGACGGTTCGATTGACGTAGACTCCACCCCCGGAGAAGGGACCTGCTTCGTGATCCAACTCCCCCTCGCTTCCGCCCATCGCGACTGACATGGCGCACATCCTGATTGTCGACGACGTGGCCGCTCTGGCGGAGCAGTACGCATATGATCTGCGGCGTCTGGCGGACCACGAGACCACCGTGGCAACATCCGGCGCGGAAGCACTGGAGCAGGTCGCGGAGGTGCCGGCGGACTGCATCATCCTGGACCTGGAAATGCCGGGCATGGACGGCTTCGCCGTGCTTCGTGCGCTCGAGGAGGCCGGGGTTTCGATTCCTGTGATCGTGTACACCGGAACCGGTGACTTCGACCGCTGCATGCGCGCCGTTCGGCTGGGAGCGTTCAGCTTCATCGACAAGTCCGAGCCCATGCAACGCGTGGTGCGCGAGGTCGAAATGGCTCTCGAACACGGCAGCCTCAGGGAAGAGGTCGCCACCTTGCGGGCTCGGCTGCGCGGTCCCGAGCTGCTGGGCACCTCCGCCGTCATGCAGACCCTGCGCGATCAGATCGCGCGCCTCGCACCCATTCCCAGCAGCGTGCTGATTCTGGGCGAGAGCGGTTCCGGCAAGGAGTTGGTGGCTCGTGCCCTGCATGAGCAGTCGGACCGGGACGGTCCCTTTGTGGCGATCAACGCGGGTGCACTCCCGGACTCGCTGGTCGAAAGCGAGCTGTTCGGACACGAGCGTGGCGCCTTTACCGGCGCGGACAAGGTCCACCGCGGGGCCTTTGAGCGGGCGGCAGGAGGCACCCTGTTTCTGGACGAAATCGGGGAGCTGGAATCCGGCATACAGGCACGCCTTCTCCGAGCCCTCGAGGCTCGGGAAGTCACACGCCTCGGAGGCGAAAAGCCGATTTCAGTCACCGCGCGCGTGGTGGCTGCGACCCACCGGGACCTCGACCAGGATGCTCAAGACGGCCGCTTCCGCACCGACCTGCTGTACCGTTTGAACACCCACGTCCTGCGCGTGCCGCCTCTGCGGGATCGGAAGAGCGACATTCCGGAGTTGGCCGCGGCCTTGCTCGGCGGGATCTGCAAAAGTTTCGGCATGAAGGCGCGACGGCTTTCGGACGATGCGCTCGCGGCCCTCATGAACGCCGAGTGGCGCCGAAACAACGTGCGTGAACTGCGCACCGTGCTCGAACGCATGGTCATCGCGTCGGACGATGCCGTGATCGATGTGGACGCCCTTCCCGCGGAGTTCGAAGTCCCGGTCTCAGGCGGATCGTCCTTTGCAGAGCAGAAGGTCGAGGCCGAACGGGGCATTGTCCTGCGCGCGCTGGAAGCCCACGACTGGCGCATTACGGAGACCGCGGCCTCGCTGGGCCTGGCCGACCACGCGAGCCTGCTGAAGATCATGCGCCGGCTGGGAATCCAGCGGGGGTAGGGGGGGGGGGGCGCGGCGGGCTCGGCGCGGCCTTGGCGCGGCGGTGGGCTCGGCCCGGCCGGCGGGGCGGTGGGCTCGGCGCGGGCGGTGGCGGTCGGCCCGGGCGGCAGCGCGACTCGGCGGCGCGGCCCCGCGGCGCGGCCCGGCGGCGCGGCGGCGGCATCCCGCGGCGCGGCGCGGCGGGGCGCTCGGCGCGGCCTTGGCGCGGCGGTGCGGGGCGGCGGCACCCCTCGGCGGCCAGCAAAAAGCCCCGAAAGTGGAATCACGCCCCCGCATCCCACAAAAGACCCCTCGGCGAGGCCGCCGATGTGGAATACGGCCGCTGATTGCATGTCGGGGCCCGAGCATCGGGGTCCGATGTGGAATCAGGGCCCCCGATTACACCTGCACCCGAGGCGGCCAGCGGCTCGGGCGTCCCGCGGCGGCGCAGCGGCACGGGCATCCCGCGGCACCCGCAGCGGCGGCACCCGCAGCGGCCGCACCCCGCGGCGGGGTAGCGACTGCGCGCTTCCGGCTCCAATAGGTTCACAAACACCCCCGGATGCAACCTTAGTAGCGGTTTCGAGCCCAAATAGGTTTAAAAACACCCCCGATGGAACCTTAGCAGCGGATTCGAGCGCAAATAGGTTCAAAAACCCCTCCGGATGAAACCTTAGCGACAAATCGAACCCCGGGGCGGCCGCTCGCGCCGGAATCGCGGCCGGCGCCGGTGCCCCGTGTCCAGGCGGACACGTGACGCCTCCCGCGCTCGTGTCCCAACGGACACAGCGCGCCCGCGCGGTCCGCAGGCAAAAGACCCCTAACCCACTGCCGCCCAATCGCTTACAAACCCCATCGCCCGTACCTGGCATGCCTTGGCATCGCGCTTGGGTGGGCATTGCACGGCACTCGCAACCAAGACCTTCGAGACCATGCATAGCAAAAGCCTTCCTCTATCCGAACTAGTGACGCTGGTTTACATGACCGCGCTCGTTCTCACCCTCGCCCTGGTCGGCTGCCGGCCGGATAGCGAACCCACTGCCGCCGACACCGCCCCTGAGGTGACCGAGCGCGTGAGTCCTGCCCCGGCACCTGTGGTGCTTCCGGTCGTGGAGCCCGTGCAACCCCCGGCACCGACCGTGGTGACGCCGGTCACCTACGAAGAGGCGGAAGCCGCCTGGAACGAGCGCGACTATGTGCGCGCCACCGAGCTCTTCACCCGGTACATCGATCAGAAGCCGGAGAACCCGTGGGGCCACTACATGCTCGGCCTCTCTGCACGCAAAGCCGGCGAACTGGAAATCGCCGAACTCGCCTTCCGCGAAACACTGATGCTCGACGACACCCACGTCAAGTCGTGGCAGAATCTGGCCCGTACGCTGCTGGACGGCGGTCGCTCGGACGATGCGCTCTCGGTCCTCATCGAGGCTGATTCGCTGTCGCCGGAAAACGGCATCAATCACAGACTTCGCGGTCGTGCCCTGCACCAGGCCGGCGAACTGATCAGCGCTGCGGATGCGTATCGCGAAGCGATTCTGATCAACGAATCAGACGCGTGGGCGATCAACAACCTGGCCCTCGTGCTGGTGGATGACAAGCGGTACGAGCAGGCACTGACCGCGCTCGCCCAGGCGGTATCGATTGCACCTGATAACGCCACGTTCCAGAACAACCTGGGCATGGCACTGGAACTGCGAGGATTCTTCCGCGCCGCCGAGTTGGCCTACGGCCGGGCGGTGGACCTGAACATCGACTACGAGCGCGCACAGTCCAATCTGGATCGAGTCGTAGCGGTCGAGGGCATTGACCCCTCGGAAATCTCCATCGAGACCCTGGCGCAGGCCTTCATCGACGAGGTCAACACATGGCGCGACGAATACGTGGCCCGCGAATTGGGACCGGCCCCGGAACTCACCGACGTGGATTCCTGAGCCGTGTTGGGGGGCGGAAAGTCCGCTCCCCAACTACCTCCCCCGCCATCGCTGCGGACGGCTGATTGGGGGGACATCGCAGCGAAACGGAAGGCCCCACTCGCCGACGGCGGGTGGGGCCTGGCGGTTTGCGGCCAGCGCGCCCCGTCCCCGGCCTGGCGGTTGCGCCCGCGCGCCCCATCCGGCCGAGAGCCCAGCCCCAGACGGCCTCAGCCAACCCCGGCCGGCCACCAGCAGCCAGCCCGCACCCATCACCCCGAATCCAGCGGAAACACAAAGGGCATGGGCTCGGACCGATTCATGGCAGAAAACACGCCGATCAACCCATGCACTCCGGTCTCCAAGAAGACAGGTTCGATGAAGGGATTGACGTTGGCCTCTCGCTGCCTGTCCAGGCGCTCGTAAAACTCGGCGGCCTCGCGGTCCAGGCTCTGGATGTAGACTAGGGCCTTGTCGTCCTTGTAGTTCGTGTGG
This window encodes:
- the speA gene encoding biosynthetic arginine decarboxylase, coding for MSPRTPDTLPDWSVKDAAELYHLPGWSDGYFDVADDGRMVADVHRDGTQRIAIQDVVERLLEDGLRTPVVIRFQDIIKSRVEQVNAAFNAAREEFGYQPAYRGVYPIKVNQLHEVVDEILEAGRPHGMGLECGSKAELVAAMPYLDDETFLICNGYKDEAMFDLILTGQQLGRTVIPVIEKFDEFERLLEGAARRGIRPEFGVRIRLTAAGSGKWAESGGDLSKFGVSIPELLRILDRLRRDGLEAGFSLLHFHLGSQISRIQSLRAGIKEITRIYTLLAARGLSIRFLDVGGGLGVNYEAESGASKEGMNYSLQEYANAVVSIVQEICRAEDVAPPVLISESGRALAAHHSVLVVDVLSAYRKDVAREDVSPGDAAHPAVKALAETLAWVQDNMLKPGELLEAFHDAAAKRQETETLFGFGYLPLEQKGLAEELYWTVCAEIIRCVHAAGAEWVPAELEALDQRLVDQYLCDFSVFQSILDHWAFGQRFPIMPLTRLDEAPTRRGVLVDLTCDSDGKVSRYVTSHDDKRFLHLHPLKEDEPYRLGFFLMGAYQDIMGDMHNLFGRVAEVHVYADSDEPQGFYIEKAIPGTTVQQMLALVQYFPEDLRKRLEKMMMREVRRGRLRRVEAVRLLAQYEAMFADSTYLDPAAAGARRELDPVAEAAQ
- a CDS encoding agmatine deiminase family protein → MTESRFRMPAEWEPQQAVWVSWPHNRETWPGAFAWVEPAFAAIVDALSSGQTVHVNVLGGDHERHVRGLLRPSENVVFHHIPTNDAWCRDHGATLVYGTDGLVAIDFDYNAWGGKYPPFDLDAAVAGRMAEALGVPVHKAGLTLEGGAIDVNGSGVLLTTESCVLNRNRNPGLTRAEAEARLNALLGTETVLWVEGHIEGDDTDGHIDNLARFVSPRDIVMSVPGTNPDPAHAHLEQAFVSLREQAAEHGLRVHRLPLPAPTWHTTENGERYRLPASYANFLISNESVLIPAYGGSSDAQAAQILAPFFPDREVVLLDCRPLVWGLGAIHCLTQQVPA
- a CDS encoding sigma-54-dependent Fis family transcriptional regulator gives rise to the protein MAHILIVDDVAALAEQYAYDLRRLADHETTVATSGAEALEQVAEVPADCIILDLEMPGMDGFAVLRALEEAGVSIPVIVYTGTGDFDRCMRAVRLGAFSFIDKSEPMQRVVREVEMALEHGSLREEVATLRARLRGPELLGTSAVMQTLRDQIARLAPIPSSVLILGESGSGKELVARALHEQSDRDGPFVAINAGALPDSLVESELFGHERGAFTGADKVHRGAFERAAGGTLFLDEIGELESGIQARLLRALEAREVTRLGGEKPISVTARVVAATHRDLDQDAQDGRFRTDLLYRLNTHVLRVPPLRDRKSDIPELAAALLGGICKSFGMKARRLSDDALAALMNAEWRRNNVRELRTVLERMVIASDDAVIDVDALPAEFEVPVSGGSSFAEQKVEAERGIVLRALEAHDWRITETAASLGLADHASLLKIMRRLGIQRG
- a CDS encoding HAMP domain-containing histidine kinase; translation: MAALLLPLALLLGAVRVEVRGQLTDEYRDRVRSLVETAESRLEGERRLLLAAAESAAQDLATQPGLVRFLRGDSAWLSAVPGLLDRTAARTGMNRLQVRLDEGRVLGDEVLPHPEAGTDPQFFVTEEGTWLVVATPAELADRGTALIGARKVGSDFWRSLAPDSMLVAGLISQNLLRAGESRSGLSAEMAVRVSDGERWRDGVVRITHSLGPLDQVLGALDRWLLLALLVVAVSAVGISWWASHRFTRPIRELRETYSRTNLDSTTSAPRFLAQRRDEIGGLSRSLEGMLRRFRGQASRLRQTERRAALGDFARQANHDIKNGLTPVRNVMRHLDEVSNDPAELGRVFADRRSTLESGMDYLQSLATAYARLAASPRLESVNLSAEVRGIVAALADDRVHCAASGEIRANVDRLALRRVLENLIANGLDSLPEGGGSVQVRAASDHGKAVLEVRDTGSGMPEEVRARVFEDFFTTKSTGAGLGLSIVRRLVSDMDGSIDVDSTPGEGTCFVIQLPLASAHRD
- a CDS encoding tetratricopeptide repeat protein, whose product is MHSKSLPLSELVTLVYMTALVLTLALVGCRPDSEPTAADTAPEVTERVSPAPAPVVLPVVEPVQPPAPTVVTPVTYEEAEAAWNERDYVRATELFTRYIDQKPENPWGHYMLGLSARKAGELEIAELAFRETLMLDDTHVKSWQNLARTLLDGGRSDDALSVLIEADSLSPENGINHRLRGRALHQAGELISAADAYREAILINESDAWAINNLALVLVDDKRYEQALTALAQAVSIAPDNATFQNNLGMALELRGFFRAAELAYGRAVDLNIDYERAQSNLDRVVAVEGIDPSEISIETLAQAFIDEVNTWRDEYVARELGPAPELTDVDS
- a CDS encoding carbon-nitrogen hydrolase is translated as MSIVRIGLVQLQMSDDVEANLDQAEALTRQAAEAGAQVVCLPELFASRYFCQTEDPEYFKLAEPVPGPTTDRFERIAAEFDVTMVLSLFEARAPGLYHNTAAVVDGRAGYLGKYRKMHIPDDPRYYEKYYFTPGDLGYRVFDTRHGRIGVLICWDQWYPEAARLTALQGADILFYPTAIGWHPDERDSHGAQQHGAWEVIQRSHAVANGCFVAAVNRTGFEPDPTAPAEGIQFWGQSFLAGPDGSIVEKLPVDEPSVRVVEIDRGRIAEQRHGWPFLRDRRIDSYSPLNRRFLDD